The Geotalea uraniireducens Rf4 genome window below encodes:
- a CDS encoding C40 family peptidase, with product MANNIRVLLFCVIVLSFPSLVLAAKTHKVKKNETIFSLAQKYHVTVEELKSTNNLVSNHIKPKEVLIIPPRSVANGSGEHESGGRTKVATYKVKKSETLSRIARKTGVSVRELKRLNNLTNKRVKAGKILVLREESAAEEPPQRSAKKLQLRHGDLFNEKDYEQSLSELAELDPDQQVDLKKNTVLKLDSIQELKKSAYGFLGTRYRFGGSSKNGIDCSSFVQKVFSELEVSLPRTAREQYGIGTEVAPGDLQKGDLIFFRTYASYPSHVGIYLGNNKMIHASSRDRRVVISPMNTDYYRSRFIGAKRIAKINPEVFKFDDLILGVEEESVDDAISNDSLGLTQVK from the coding sequence ATGGCTAATAACATTAGGGTTTTACTATTCTGCGTTATCGTTCTCTCCTTTCCTTCGCTTGTTCTTGCTGCAAAAACCCACAAAGTAAAAAAGAATGAAACAATTTTTTCCCTCGCCCAAAAATATCACGTCACCGTTGAAGAACTCAAATCGACTAACAACCTGGTAAGTAATCACATAAAACCGAAAGAAGTGCTGATTATCCCACCGAGATCGGTTGCGAACGGTTCAGGAGAGCATGAGTCGGGCGGAAGAACCAAGGTTGCCACATATAAGGTTAAAAAGAGTGAAACACTGTCACGTATTGCGAGAAAGACGGGTGTTTCTGTCCGCGAACTGAAGCGCCTCAACAACCTGACCAATAAGCGGGTAAAAGCCGGTAAGATACTTGTACTACGTGAAGAAAGCGCTGCCGAAGAGCCGCCGCAGCGGAGTGCGAAGAAGCTTCAGTTGCGCCATGGCGATCTTTTTAACGAAAAGGATTATGAGCAGAGTCTGTCGGAACTTGCCGAACTGGACCCGGACCAGCAGGTTGACCTGAAAAAAAATACCGTGCTCAAGCTGGACAGCATCCAGGAATTGAAAAAATCAGCCTATGGTTTTCTCGGCACACGTTACAGGTTTGGCGGCAGTTCAAAAAACGGCATCGACTGTTCCAGTTTTGTCCAGAAGGTTTTCAGCGAACTGGAAGTGTCTCTTCCCAGGACTGCCCGGGAACAGTACGGCATTGGGACTGAAGTGGCACCCGGCGATCTGCAGAAGGGCGACCTGATTTTCTTCCGCACCTATGCTTCCTATCCCTCCCATGTCGGCATTTATCTTGGTAACAATAAGATGATCCATGCTTCTTCACGGGATCGGCGTGTGGTGATTTCGCCGATGAACACCGATTATTACCGTTCTCGCTTTATCGGCGCCAAGCGGATCGCCAAGATCAATCCGGAAGTATTCAAATTTGATGATCTCATTCTCGGTGTCGAAGAAGAGTCGGTTGACGATGCGATTTCAAACGATTCCCTGGGGCTGACTCAGGTAAAATAA
- a CDS encoding B12-binding domain-containing radical SAM protein: protein MQVLLAYKSNIRGAKDPYTSLLPIGLGYINAVLRKEGYPTQLANFSQTSWKEIESHLATLQPEVLGISQLTHNRFESLKLAELAKKINPATIVVFGGPHATHQFQEILARQTEVDVVVMGEGEDTFLDLMNTVSRKGTSSLGEVKGIAFRKDGVVVSTAPRPPIADLNSIPFPAGYFDGGIGVDIHRQLEFIVTSRGCPAVCVFCSSPLFWGRSLRLRSPRAVVDEIRMIRDRYGLIYFSIRDDTFTVDKGRVMEFCRLLQEEKVHILWNCQSRVNAVDEEMLLVMKRSGCECIQFGVESGSPRVLKALGKRITTEEVRRAAAAVRLAGIHLSIYLITGVADETDEDLKASIRLIESIRPHDGQVSPLAYYPGTALFAGGVRSGRIGRDIFLKDRREAFYVREDPFVASSTKTLLKTLNRVAEVNRFTAADYRAQKKQLGYCHTTNMMAGEMYEEKGDWVLAEREYREITENEPENPWGWLLLGGLYGRVEEWERGRRAFNRVLRLVPAHVPAYSALGELNMFAGNSSEAIRNFQRALSMNPFDKAAQDGLGACRT from the coding sequence ATGCAGGTACTGCTTGCCTATAAATCTAATATCCGCGGTGCAAAAGATCCTTACACGTCCCTTCTTCCCATTGGCCTGGGATATATCAATGCGGTTCTCCGCAAAGAAGGCTACCCGACTCAGCTTGCCAACTTTTCCCAAACGAGCTGGAAGGAGATAGAATCTCACCTCGCGACCTTGCAGCCTGAAGTTCTCGGCATTTCCCAATTGACCCACAATCGGTTTGAATCACTCAAGCTGGCCGAACTCGCCAAAAAAATAAATCCAGCCACCATCGTCGTTTTTGGCGGTCCCCACGCTACCCACCAGTTTCAAGAGATTCTTGCCCGGCAGACCGAGGTGGATGTCGTGGTTATGGGGGAAGGGGAGGATACCTTTCTCGATCTGATGAATACCGTCAGTAGAAAAGGCACATCATCCCTCGGCGAGGTGAAGGGCATCGCCTTTCGCAAAGACGGCGTCGTTGTCTCTACCGCTCCCCGGCCACCCATTGCCGACCTCAATTCGATCCCGTTTCCCGCCGGATATTTCGACGGAGGCATAGGTGTCGATATCCACCGTCAGCTCGAATTTATCGTCACTTCGAGAGGGTGCCCGGCGGTGTGTGTGTTCTGCTCGTCGCCGTTGTTTTGGGGGCGATCCCTCAGGTTACGCTCTCCGAGGGCTGTGGTTGACGAAATCAGGATGATCCGGGATCGCTATGGCCTCATCTACTTTTCCATCCGTGACGATACCTTCACTGTCGATAAGGGCAGGGTCATGGAGTTTTGCCGGCTTCTGCAGGAAGAAAAGGTCCACATCCTCTGGAACTGTCAATCCCGCGTGAATGCTGTTGATGAGGAGATGTTGCTGGTCATGAAGCGGTCCGGCTGCGAATGCATCCAGTTTGGCGTGGAATCCGGTTCGCCGCGGGTACTCAAGGCGCTCGGCAAGCGAATCACCACGGAGGAGGTCAGGCGGGCTGCCGCTGCCGTCCGGCTGGCGGGAATACATCTCTCCATTTATCTGATTACCGGGGTTGCCGATGAGACGGATGAGGACCTGAAGGCTTCCATCCGACTGATAGAGTCTATCCGGCCCCATGACGGCCAGGTTTCGCCACTGGCGTATTATCCCGGCACTGCACTGTTTGCCGGGGGAGTAAGGTCGGGGAGGATCGGCCGGGACATTTTCCTGAAAGACCGACGGGAGGCTTTTTATGTGCGAGAAGACCCATTTGTTGCGTCCTCGACAAAAACCCTGCTGAAGACGCTGAACAGGGTTGCGGAGGTCAATCGCTTTACCGCTGCCGATTATCGCGCCCAGAAGAAGCAGCTTGGTTACTGCCATACGACCAATATGATGGCTGGGGAAATGTATGAGGAAAAAGGAGACTGGGTGCTGGCGGAGAGGGAATATCGGGAGATTACCGAAAATGAACCGGAAAACCCTTGGGGATGGTTGCTTCTCGGTGGGCTCTATGGCAGGGTGGAAGAGTGGGAACGTGGTCGTCGGGCGTTCAATCGGGTACTCCGGCTTGTGCCGGCCCATGTGCCTGCCTACTCTGCGCTTGGGGAGCTGAACATGTTTGCCGGGAACAGCTCGGAGGCGATACGTAATTTTCAGCGGGCTCTTTCCATGAATCCGTTCGACAAGGCGGCACAGGATGGTCTAGGAGCCTGTCGGACTTAG